The following proteins are co-located in the Xiphophorus maculatus strain JP 163 A chromosome 8, X_maculatus-5.0-male, whole genome shotgun sequence genome:
- the kmt5a gene encoding N-lysine methyltransferase KMT5A: protein MNGEVVCSPHPVMALACAKSKPAAHDEKTSIRLTQEGRGSPIGVPQLDVPSQPEARTTDPIGATLRDPKPDLTATGSAYGQRPPCWPTDQPTLPQLFCHRPPHELPMPLGNSLSHASLHGNHNNGGALHGNQRRGTRAKVMGKKSTRRTEGGKNSQNRKVTDFYPIRRSSRKSKTELKWEQKKIIDDLITNGIEEGMEVQHIEGKGRAVFATQCFQKGDYIVEYHGDLLQITDAKKREAEYAQNPATGCYMYYFQYLCKTYCVDATKETGRMGRLINHSKNGNCQTKLHDINGVPHLILVASRDIDKGEELLYDYGDRSKASIAAHPWLKY from the exons ATGAACGGG gAAGTAGTGTGCAGTCCTCACCCAGTGATGGCGTTAGCCTGCGCCAAGTCCAAGCCAGCAGCTCACGATGAGAAGACGAGCATCAGGTTGACGCAAGAGGGGCGGGGCTCTCCCATCGGCGTCCCGCAGCTCGACGTTCCCAGTCAACCTGAGG CCAGGACAACAGACCCCATCGGCGCCACGCTCAGAGACCCAAAGCCGGATCTGACGGCGACCGGTAGCGCCTACGGCCAGCGTCCGCCCTGCTGGCCCACCGACCAGCCAACCCTCCCTCAGCTCTTCTGCCATCGCCCCCCTCACGAACTCCCTATGCCCCTCGGCAACAGCTTGTCTCACGCTTCCCTCCACGGCAACCACAACAACGGCGGCGCACTCCACGGAAACCAGAGGAGAGGGACCCGTGCCAAAGTCATGGGAAAGAAATCCACCAGGAGAAC gGAAGGAGGCAAAAACTCGCAGAACCGAAAAGTTACCGACTTCTATCCAATCAGACGGAGttcaagaaaaagtaaaacagaactCAAG TGGGAACAAAAGAAGATCATCGATGATCTCATCACCAACGGAATCGAGGAGGGAATGGAG GTCCAGCACATAGAAGGAAAGGGGAGGGCGGTGTTTGCCACTCAGTGTTTCCAGAAAGGTGATTACATCGTGGAGTACCACGGCGACCTGCTGCAGATCACCGACGCTAAGAAGAGGGAGGCGGAGTACGCTCAAAACCCTGCCACCGGCTGCTACATGTACTACTTTCAGTACCTCTGCAAAACGTACTG CGTGGACGCCACCAAAGAGACGGGTCGGATGGGCCGGCTGATAAACCACAGCAAAAACGGGAACTGCCAAACCAAACTCCACGACATCAACGGCGTGCCGCACCTCATCCTGGTCGCCTCCCGAGACATCGACAAGGGCGAGGAGCTGCTGTACGACTACGGGGACCGCAGCAAAGCCTCCATCGCCGCTCACCCCTGGCTCAAGTACTGA